One Brevibacillus choshinensis genomic window carries:
- a CDS encoding DEAD/DEAH box helicase, with translation MSTTFADLHISAQLVSLLRERNMENPTPVQVEAIPLILEGRDALVESPTGTGKTFAYLLPLLSKINMDKKDVQAIVLAPTHELVMQIAREAERLLPSTEHAVLPIIGGVDVKRQVERLKKKPVLVVATPGRLLELIDQRKMKVHEVKTVVVDEADRMLDAGFGKPVSEVMKRTLRDTQRLLFSATLPAGVIEASEVFTKDAAVIRAAAPEGAAGVAHMYIVSDPRKKVDTLRRLLRLVNVRSTIVFVNQIEKVDEIVSKLNYHHLPCRLLHRDATKEERARTLQQFRDGVFPVLITTDVSARGIDIPEVECIVHYDPASDPDTYVHRSGRTGRMGRAGLVFSVISPQERFIIQKFSKQTGVPIAEKFMSHGALEDPRPMQKQTGNRVKPAGKSGSSKKSAPPKRVR, from the coding sequence GTGAGCACCACGTTTGCAGATTTACACATTAGCGCGCAGTTGGTCAGCCTATTGCGCGAACGAAATATGGAAAATCCGACTCCGGTACAAGTGGAAGCGATTCCCTTGATTCTGGAAGGTCGGGACGCACTTGTAGAATCTCCGACTGGGACAGGCAAGACATTTGCTTATCTGCTGCCTTTACTTTCAAAGATCAATATGGATAAAAAAGATGTGCAAGCAATCGTCCTGGCCCCCACGCATGAACTGGTCATGCAGATTGCCAGAGAAGCCGAGCGCTTGCTGCCATCCACAGAGCATGCTGTCTTGCCGATCATTGGCGGTGTCGATGTGAAGCGTCAGGTAGAGAGGCTGAAAAAGAAGCCTGTACTCGTGGTTGCTACGCCAGGCCGACTTTTGGAGCTCATCGACCAACGCAAGATGAAAGTGCATGAGGTCAAAACGGTTGTGGTCGATGAGGCGGACCGGATGCTGGACGCAGGCTTCGGCAAGCCGGTGTCAGAGGTCATGAAGCGCACACTGCGCGATACTCAGCGATTGCTCTTCTCCGCTACACTTCCTGCTGGTGTCATCGAGGCTTCTGAAGTCTTTACCAAAGATGCGGCCGTCATTCGTGCTGCCGCACCCGAGGGAGCTGCCGGGGTGGCTCACATGTACATAGTGAGTGACCCGCGCAAAAAAGTGGACACACTGCGTCGTTTGCTGCGATTGGTGAATGTTCGCTCCACCATCGTCTTCGTCAATCAGATCGAGAAAGTCGATGAAATCGTATCCAAGCTCAATTATCACCACTTGCCATGCAGGCTTTTGCACCGTGATGCGACCAAGGAAGAGCGTGCGCGCACGCTGCAGCAGTTCCGCGATGGCGTATTTCCGGTTCTGATTACCACAGATGTGTCCGCCCGAGGCATCGACATCCCGGAAGTGGAATGCATCGTGCATTATGATCCTGCATCGGATCCAGACACCTACGTGCACCGCAGCGGGCGTACGGGTCGCATGGGGCGTGCCGGGCTCGTATTTTCCGTCATCAGTCCGCAGGAACGCTTCATCATTCAAAAGTTCTCCAAACAGACGGGCGTGCCGATTGCGGAAAAATTCATGTCTCATGGGGCGCTGGAAGATCCCAGACCGATGCAAAAGCAAACAGGGAATCGAGTGAAGCCCGCTGGAAAATCCGGTTCCTCCAAAAAGTCTGCCCCACCAAAACGTGTGCGGTAG